A genomic stretch from Falco naumanni isolate bFalNau1 chromosome 8, bFalNau1.pat, whole genome shotgun sequence includes:
- the GBX2 gene encoding homeobox protein GBX-2 has product MSAAFQPSLMMMQRPLGSSTAFSIDSLIGSPPPPAPGHFVYTGYPMFMPYRPVVLPPPPPPPPALPQGALQPALPPAHPHHHQLPSLPTGFCSSLAQGMALTSTLMATLPGTFPASPQHQEAARKFAPPGNFDKAEGIPPDGGGDDGKAFLGKDGALLPFPAADAVQASLAGALRGQGKEDPKAEEDAKGKEESFSMDSDLDYSSDDNIPGQAAHKEEDSGNALEENPQNPPNSTNTTSTGKNRRRRTAFTSEQLLELEKEFHCKKYLSLTERSQIAHALKLSEVQVKIWFQNRRAKWKRVKAGNANSKTGEPSRNPKIVVPIPVHVSRFAIRSQHQQLEQARP; this is encoded by the exons ATGAGCGCGGCTTTCCAGCCCTCGCTGATGATGATGCAGCGCCCGCTGGGAAGCAGCACGGCCTTCAGCATCGACTCGCTCAtcggcagccccccgccgcccgcccccggccaCTTCGTCTACACCGGCTACCCCATGTTCATGCCCTACCGACCCGTGGTGCtaccgccgccccccccgccgcccccggcgcTACCGCAGGGCGCCCTGCAaccggcgctgccccccgcgcacccccaccaccaccagctccccagcctgcccacgggtttctgctccagcctggctcaGGGCATGGCCCTCACCTCCACCCTCATGGCCACGCTGCCCGGCACCTTCCCCgcctccccccagcaccaggagGCCGCCAGGAAGTTCGCACCCCCGGGTAACTTCGATAAAGCCGAGGGGATACCCCCGGACGGCGGCGGCGACGATGGCAAAGCCTTTCTGGGGAAGGATGgagccctcctgcccttccccgcCGCCGACGCCGTCCAGGCCTCCCTCG CCGGGGCTCTCCGGGGCCAGGGGAAGGAGGACCCCAAAGCAGAAGAGGACGCGAAAGGCAAGGAGGAAAGTTTCTCCATGGACAGCGATCTAGACTATAGCTCGGACGACAATATCCCCGGCCAGGCGGCTCACAAGGAAGAGGACTCTGGCAACGCGCTAGaggaaaacccccaaaacccccccAATTCCACCAACACCACATCCACGGGCAAAAACCGGCGGAGGCGAACAGCCTTCACCAGcgagcagctgctggagctggaaaaGGAGTTTCACTGCAAAAAGTACCTGTCCCTGACGGAGAGGTCCCAGATCGCTCACGCCCTCAAACTCAGCGAAGTGCAGGTGAAAATCTGGTTCCAGAACAGACGGGCTAAATGGAAACGGGTCAAGGCGGGCAATGCCAACTCCAAGACAGGGGAGCCCTCCCGAAACCCTAAGATCGTGGTACCCATCCCGGTGCACGTCAGCAGGTTCGCGATCAGGAGTCAGCATCAGCAGCTGGAGCAAGCCCGACCCTGA